Proteins encoded by one window of Vitis vinifera cultivar Pinot Noir 40024 chromosome 10, ASM3070453v1:
- the LOC100265776 gene encoding endonuclease 4, whose amino-acid sequence MAWSGVLLIVRALVLLQLIPGILSWGKEGHYAVCKIAEGFLSEDALGAVKALLPDYAEGDLAAVCSWADEIRHNFHWRWSGPLHYVDTPDYRCNYEYCRDCHDFRGHKDICVTGAIYNYTKQLTSGYHNSGSEIRYNLTEALMFLSHFIGDVHQPLHVGFTGDEGGNTIIVRWYRRKTNLHHIWDNMIIDSALKTYYNSDLAIMIQAIQRNITGDWSFDISSWKNCASDDTACPNLYASESISLACKFAYRNATPGSTLGDDYFLSRLPIVEKRLAQGGIRLAATLNRIFASQPKISLKHEDKRVEKTTPVDYIEWSPLQQFS is encoded by the exons ATGGCTTGGTCTGGGGTCTTGTTGATTGTGAGGGCACTTGTTCTTCTGCAATTGATTCCTGGAATTCTGAGTTGGGGAAAGGAAGGACACTATGCAGTTTGTAAAATAGCTGAG GGGTTCCTTTCTGAAGATGCATTAGGAGCAGTGAAAGCATTGCTTCCAGATTATGCTGAAGGTGATCTGGCTGCGGTTTGCTCCTGGGCTGATGAGATTCGTCACAACTTCCATTGGCGATGGAGTGGCCCTTTACATTATGTAGATACGCCAGATTACAGGTGTAACTATGAATACTGCA GAGACTGCCATGACTTCAGAGGACACAAAGATATATGTGTAACTGGAGCAATTTACAATTACACAAAGCAACTCACTTCTGGTTATCACAATTCAGGTTCAGAAATAAGAT ACAATTTGACAGAGGCACTCATGTTCTTATCACATTTTATTGGGGATGTCCATCAG CCCCTACATGTTGGTTTTACTGGAGATGAAGGTGGGAACACAATAATAGTCCGTTGGTACCGGAGGAAGACTAATTTGCATCAT ATATGGGATAACATGATCATTGATTCCGCCCTGAAGACATATTACAATTCAGATCTTGCAATCATGATACAAGCCATTCAAAGAAATATTACG GGTGATTGGTCCTTTGATATCTCATCATGGAAAAATTGTGCATCTGATGATACGGCTTGTCCAAACCT GTATGCTTCTGAAAGCATTAGTTTAGCTTGCAAGTTTGCTTACAGAAATGCCACACCAGGAAGCACTCTAGGAG ATGATTACTTCCTGTCTCGGCTACCAATTGTGGAGAAGAGGCTAGCCCAAGGTGGGATCCGCCTGGCTGCCACCCTTAACCGTATCTTTGCTTCTCAACCAAAAATCTCTCTCAAGCATGAAGATAAAAGGGTAGAGAAAACAACTCCAGTGGATTATATAGAGTGGAGCCCACTGCAACAATTTTCATAA
- the LOC100253444 gene encoding internal alternative NAD(P)H-ubiquinone oxidoreductase A1, mitochondrial, which yields MALARAARSGFFRSRGAIPSYSCGKDVFFDAGHTQKFLPSFENITSGGNLSQLSSVRKVDITSFGSRGIRATPQYQSPYAERVTEESDLENDSPSYPGLEATKPGEKPRVVVLGTGWAACRFLKGLDTKIYDVVCIAPRNHMVFTPLLASTCVGTLEFRSVTEPVGRIQSALATEPNSYFYLASCTSIDTNKHEVYCETVGNVGLPHEPYRFRVAYDKLVIASGAEPLTFGIKGVNEHAFFLREVNHAQEIRKKLLLNLMLSESPGISEEEKKRLLHCVVIGGGPTGVEFSGELSDFIMRDVRERYSTHVKDYIQVTLIEANEILSSFEVGLRQYATNHLTKSGVHFKRGVVKEVHAKKIVLSDGTDVPYGLLVWSTGVGPSEFVKSLNVSKSPGGRIGVDEWFRIPSVEDVFALGDCAGFLEQTGKQVLPALAQVAERQGKFLVELFNRIGKENGGKALSGKDIPMGEPFVYKHLGSMASVGRYKALVDLRQSKDARGISHAGFISWLVWRSAYLTRVVSWRNRFYVAVNWATTLVFGRDNSRIG from the exons ATGGCACTGGCAAGGGCTGCAAGGAGTGGCTTCTTTAGGTCAAGAGGCGCCATTCCCAGTTACAGTTGTGGGAAAGATGTGTTCTTTGATGCGGGGCACACGCAGAAGTTTTTACCTTCCTTTGAAAATATTACATCAGGAGGCAATTTGTCGCAACTTTCCAGCGTTAGGAAGGTTGATATCACAAGTTTCGGGAGCCGGGGAATAAGGGCAACCCCCCAATATCAATCTCCTTATGCAGAGAGGGTCACAGAGGAATCTGATTTAGAGAATGATAGCCCAAGTTATCCAGGACTGGAGGCAACTAAGCCAGGGGAGAAGCCAAGGGTTGTTGTCCTTGGTACTGGGTGGGCTGCTTGTCGATTCCTCAAAGGACTTGACACCAAAATTTATGATGTTGTTTGCATAGCACCTAGGAACCACATGGTTTTCACTCCCTTGCTTGCTTCCACTTGTGTCGGAACCCTGGAATTTCGCTCTGTGACTGAACCTGTTGGTAGAATACAGTCTGCATTGGCAACGGAGCCCAATTCCTACTTCTATCTGGCCTCATGCACAAGCATCGACACAAACAAACACGAA GTATACTGTGAGACGGTTGGCAATGTTGGACTACCCCATGAGCCTTACCGGTTTAGAGTTGCATATGACAAGCTTGTTATTGCTTCTGGCGCAGAGCCATTGACCTTTGGCATCAAGGGAGTGAACGAACATGCATTTTTCCTTCGTGAAGTAAACCATGCTCAAGAAATAAGGAAGAAGCTTCTCTTGAACCTCATGCTCTCTGAAAGTCCAG GTATatcagaagaagaaaagaagcgCCTATTACACTGTGTTGTTATTGGAGGAGGCCCTACTGGGGTGGAGTTTAGTGGCGAACTGAGTGATTTTATCATGAGAGATGTCCGTGAGAGGTACAGTACTCATGTTAAGGATTACATCCAAGTCACCCTAATCGAG GCAAATGAGATTTTGTCATCATTCGAAGTTGGGCTGAGGCAATATGCAACAAACCACCTAACTAAG TCTGGTGTTCACTTTAAGCGAGGTGTTGTGAAAGAGGTGCATGCAAAAAAGATAGTCCTCAGCGACGGAACTGATGTTCCATATGGCCTCTTGGTATGGTCTACAGGCGTGGGTCCTTCAGAGTTTGTGAAATCACTGAACGTTTCCAAGTCCCCTGGTGGAAG GATCGGTGTGGATGAATGGTTCAGGATTCCTTCAGTGGAAGATGTGTTTGCACTGGGAGATTGTGCAGGTTTTCTTGAGCAGACAGGAAAGCAAGTGCTTCCAGCCCTGGCTCAG GTTGCAGAAAGGCAAGGAAAGTTTCTGGTAGAGTTGTTTAATAGGATAGGTAAGGAAAATGGAGGCAAGGCTTTGAGTGGGAAAGACATCCCAATGGGAGAGCCTTTCGTGTACAAGCACCTTGGCAGCATGGCATCGGTGGGGCGTTACAAGGCGCTGGTTGATCTCCGACAGTCCAAG GATGCCAGGGGCATTTCACATGCAGGGTTCATCAGCTGGCTCGTCTGGCGCTCAGCCTACTTGACTCGTGTCGTGAGTTGGAGGAACCGCTTTTACGTGGCTGTCAACTGGGCTACCACGCTGGTCTTTGGTAGAGACAACTCGCGCATCGGTTGA
- the LOC100241834 gene encoding uncharacterized protein LOC100241834, translated as MKASSIQSMVILLLLCVSLGVTETRAGTGKTPPGANPTRPVKPQRVTCYNHGSKCFLKYVTCPAQCPQVQPKDGKSKGCFLDCYSPKCEAVCRGRKPNCNGVGAACFDPRFIGGDGIVFYFHGKGNEHFSLVSDINLQINSRFIGLRPAGRTRDYTWIQALGLMFGSHTFTLEATRTEKWDNEEDHLQFSYDGEALSIPEGLYSEWTSPENNLKVERIASKNSATVTLSEAVEISVNVIPVTEEDNRIHNYQIPSNDSFAHLEVQFRFFNLSAQVEGVLGQTYQPNFHNTAKAGVAMPIVGGAEKYRTSSLLSADCKSCLFSPSNNVTGEGLLSMEYAALDCTSGVGSGNGIVCRK; from the exons atgaaggcatCAAGCATTCAATCCATGGTGATCCTTCTGCTATTATGTGTCTCATTGGGGGTGACGGAAACACGGGCAGGTACTGGCAAAACACCTCCGGGAGCCAATCCAACACGGCCTGTCAAACCACAGCGTGTGACATGCTACAACCATGGTAGCAAATGCTTTTTGAAATATGTAACATGCCCAGCTCAGTGTCCCCAGGTCCAACCTAAAGATGGGAAATCTAAGGGATGCTTTCTTGATTGTTACTCCCCCAAATGTGAGGCTGTTTGCAGAG GACGTAAACCAAATTGCAATGGCGTGGGAGCTGCCTGCTTTGACCCTCGCTTCATAGGTGGAGATGGCATTGTGTTCTACTTCCATGGCAAGGGCAATGAGCATTTCAGCCTAGTCTCTGAtatcaatctccaaatcaattCCCGATTCATTGGTCTCCGCCCTGCTGGAAGAACCCGGGACTATACATGGATCCAGGCCTTGGGTCTCATGTTTGGCTCTCACACCTTTACCCTTGAAGCCACAAGAACAGAAAAATGGGACAACGAGGAGGATCACTTGCAGTTCTCTTACGATGGAGAAGCTTTATCCATTCCAGAAGGCCTTTACTCGGAATGGACCTCTCCAGAGAACAATCTCAAAGTGGAGAGGATTGCAAGCAAGAACAGCGCCACAGTCACCCTCTCAGAAGCTGTAGAGATATCAGTTAATGTGATTCCAGTGACGGAGGAAGATAACAGAATCCACAATTACCAGATACCTTCCAACGACAGTTTCGCCCACTTGGAAGTACAATTCAGGTTCTTTAATCTGTCAGCTCAAGTTGAGGGCGTTCTTGGACAGACTTACCAACCTAACTTCCACAATACAGCAAAGGCAGGTGTTGCAATGCCTATTGTGGGTGGGGCGGAGAAGTACAGGACTAGTTCCCTTCTCTCGGCAGACTGCAAGTCGTGCCTGTTCTCTCCCAGCAACAATGTGACAGGAGAGGGCTTGCTATCTATGGAATATGCCGCACTTGACTGCACCAGTGGGGTTGGGAGCGGCAATGGAATAGTGTGCAGGAAATGA
- the LOC100243458 gene encoding endonuclease 1, producing MGKFGGLFRLSRSGFGLLVVFTFVMAPGALAWSKEGHIMTCQIAQALLEPEAAEAVRNLLPDYVNGDLSALCTWPDQIRHWYKYRWTSSLHFIDTPDEACTFDYSRDCHDPHGLQDMCVAGAIKNFTSQLSHYGEGSSDRRYNLTEALLFLSHFMGDIHQPLHVGFTSDEGGNTIELHWFRHKSNLHHVWDREIILTAAADFYTKDMDLLLEDIKGNFTDGVWADDVSSWKECNDLLTCPNKYASESISIACKWGYKGAKPGSTLADEYFNSRMPIAMKRIAQGGVRLSMILNRVFGHTHGKMSAAT from the exons ATGGGGAAGTTTGGAGGTTTGTTTCGGTTGTCTCGGTCTGGCTTTGGTTTGTTGGTGGTATTCACTTTTGTTATGGCGCCTGGCGCTCTGGCCTGGAGCAAAGAGGGTCATATCATGACATGCCAAATCGCGCAG GCTCTTCTGGAGCCAGAGGCGGCAGAAGCTGTTAGAAATTTGTTACCTGACTATGTCAATGGAGACTTGTCGGCGCTCTGCACATGGCCTGATCAAATCCGGCATTGGTACAAATACCGGTGGACGAGTTCACTTCACTTCATTGATACACCCGATGAAGCCTGCACCTTTGATTATTCAA GGGACTGTCATGATCCCCATGGATTGCAGGACATGTGTGTTGCTGGTGCCATAAAAAATTTCACCTCTCAGCTTTCTCATTATGGAGAAGGATCCTCTGATCGCAGAT ATAATCTGACTGAGGCCTTGTTGTTCTTATCACACTTCATGGGAGACATCCATCAG CCATTGCATGTTGGGTTCACAAGCGATGAAGGTGGAAACACCATAGAATTACACTGGTTTAGGCACAAATCTAATCTGCACCAT GTATGGGATAGGGAGATCATTCTTACAGCTGCTGCAGATTTCTACACAAAGGACATGGACCTCCTCCTGGAAGATATAAAAGGGAACTTCACTGAT GGAGTTTGGGCAGATGATGTTTCATCCTGGAAAGAGTGCAATGATCTCCTCACTTGTCCAAACAA GTATGCTTCTGAGAGTATAAGCATAGCTTGTAAATGGGGGTATAAGGGTGCTAAGCCTGGTTCAACTCTTGCAG ATGAGTACTTCAATTCAAGGATGCCAATAGCCATGAAACGAATCGCTCAGGGTGGAGTTCGATTGTCCATGATTTTGAACCGGGTCTTCGGTCACACCCATGGAAAAATGTCAGCAGCAACTTAA